The Leptospira meyeri genome contains a region encoding:
- a CDS encoding heavy metal translocating P-type ATPase, whose translation MKVKDIVCGMDIESETSNFKQVFEKKKYFFCSEKCMTKFLESPTSYIFKELAVKDIPPFHDQTLHSISTQEKKNHPVQYTCPMHPEIIQSVPGSCPKCGMTLEPVITSGEKADDSEYKSMKLRFIVSSIFTVPIFLSAMSDLISFLNLSNFLGANNVNWMQMLFSIPVVFWGGWPFLVRAYLSIINQSANMFTLIAIGTLSAFFYSLIALLFPGLLPVAFQGHGGMTFLYFEAAAVITTLVLLGQVLELKARTQTGAAIRSLLALTPPTATKITESGDEVVALKSLLTGDQIRVKPGEKIPVDGLILEGSSDVDESMISGEPLAISKVAGDKVIGGTVNGEGSFILQAEKVGEDTVLSRIIKMVNDAQRSRAPIQKLADITSAWFVPLVLLISISTFIGWYLLGPEPKLSYGFVNAVAVLIIACPCALGLATPISIMVSAGRGASEGVLFKDAAQLEILHKINTLFVDKTGTLTEGKPVLTEIIPLNGRKENELLAIAASIESNSEHPLALAIVQKAKLDKLELTKVTDFSAMAGKAAKGKIGDSMYFVGSEDIFTENLSKEFADKVNEIREDGSTVVFLSKEQVPIGIFVIRDKIKPNTPAAITELQSLGIEIVMLTGDNLKTAQHVSKTLGITRIHAGVLPEDKKKFIDEEKKKGRKIAMAGDGINDAPALALADVGIAMGNGTDIAMESAGITLIKGDLSGIARAIKLSRATFLNIKQNIFFAFAYNVIGIPIAAGLLYPFFEMLLNPMIAALAMSLSSISVIGNALRLKVMNV comes from the coding sequence ATGAAAGTTAAAGACATCGTTTGTGGCATGGACATAGAATCAGAAACTTCAAATTTCAAACAGGTTTTTGAAAAAAAGAAATATTTCTTTTGCAGTGAAAAATGTATGACCAAATTTTTAGAAAGTCCTACAAGTTATATATTTAAGGAATTAGCTGTAAAAGATATCCCTCCATTTCATGACCAAACCTTGCATAGTATTTCTACACAAGAGAAAAAAAATCATCCAGTCCAATATACCTGCCCGATGCATCCTGAAATAATTCAAAGTGTTCCAGGAAGCTGCCCGAAATGTGGCATGACCTTAGAGCCAGTTATTACTAGCGGTGAAAAGGCTGATGATTCAGAATACAAATCTATGAAGTTAAGATTCATAGTAAGTTCAATTTTTACGGTTCCTATTTTTTTAAGCGCAATGAGCGATCTCATTTCATTCTTAAATCTTTCCAATTTTCTTGGAGCCAACAATGTGAATTGGATGCAAATGCTTTTTAGTATTCCCGTCGTTTTTTGGGGAGGTTGGCCGTTTCTTGTTCGCGCTTATCTTTCGATTATAAATCAAAGTGCCAATATGTTTACATTAATCGCCATCGGAACTTTGTCTGCTTTCTTCTATAGTTTGATTGCTCTCTTATTTCCGGGATTACTGCCAGTTGCATTCCAAGGACATGGGGGTATGACATTCTTATATTTTGAAGCTGCTGCTGTAATCACTACATTAGTGTTACTCGGTCAAGTTTTGGAATTAAAGGCACGCACGCAAACAGGTGCTGCAATTCGTTCGTTACTTGCCCTTACACCGCCAACTGCTACGAAAATAACGGAATCAGGCGACGAAGTTGTGGCATTGAAATCTTTACTTACTGGTGATCAAATTCGAGTAAAACCTGGGGAAAAAATCCCGGTAGATGGTTTAATTTTAGAAGGATCAAGTGATGTTGATGAATCAATGATAAGCGGAGAACCTCTAGCAATTTCCAAAGTAGCAGGGGATAAAGTGATTGGAGGAACAGTCAACGGGGAAGGCAGTTTCATTTTACAGGCAGAAAAAGTAGGTGAAGATACCGTTTTGTCGAGAATTATTAAAATGGTGAATGATGCACAAAGGTCTCGTGCTCCAATTCAAAAACTTGCTGATATAACATCTGCATGGTTTGTTCCTTTAGTTTTATTGATTTCAATTTCTACATTTATCGGTTGGTATCTTTTAGGGCCCGAACCAAAACTTTCCTACGGATTCGTGAATGCTGTCGCTGTTTTAATTATCGCATGCCCTTGTGCATTAGGTCTTGCAACACCAATTTCTATTATGGTTTCGGCTGGCCGTGGAGCATCCGAAGGTGTCTTATTTAAGGATGCTGCACAACTTGAAATATTGCATAAAATAAATACTTTATTTGTGGATAAAACTGGAACCTTAACTGAAGGGAAACCCGTTTTAACAGAGATAATCCCATTAAATGGAAGAAAAGAGAATGAGTTACTCGCTATTGCCGCAAGTATAGAGTCGAACAGCGAACATCCTTTAGCTCTTGCGATAGTCCAGAAAGCAAAATTAGATAAATTAGAATTAACCAAGGTCACAGATTTTTCTGCAATGGCAGGTAAGGCTGCAAAAGGAAAGATAGGTGACAGTATGTATTTTGTCGGATCAGAAGATATTTTTACAGAAAATCTCTCTAAAGAATTTGCAGATAAAGTGAATGAGATTCGCGAAGACGGTTCAACTGTTGTTTTCCTTTCAAAAGAACAAGTGCCCATTGGAATATTTGTAATTCGTGATAAAATAAAACCTAATACTCCAGCAGCAATCACGGAACTGCAATCTCTCGGAATAGAGATAGTAATGCTGACGGGAGATAATCTAAAGACTGCCCAGCACGTTTCCAAAACTCTTGGGATAACAAGAATTCATGCAGGGGTGCTACCTGAAGATAAAAAAAAATTTATCGACGAAGAAAAGAAAAAAGGGAGGAAAATTGCGATGGCTGGTGATGGTATTAATGATGCTCCTGCTCTAGCATTAGCTGACGTCGGAATTGCAATGGGAAATGGAACCGATATCGCAATGGAAAGTGCTGGAATTACCTTGATAAAAGGAGACCTTTCTGGTATAGCTCGTGCAATTAAATTGAGTCGAGCAACGTTTCTGAATATAAAGCAGAACATTTTTTTTGCATTTGCTTATAATGTTATCGGAATACCTATAGCAGCAGGATTATTATATCCGTTCTTTGAAATGTTGTTAAATCCAATGATTGCCGCACTTGCCATGAGTTTAAGTTCGATATCTGTAATAGGTAACGCATTAAGATTAAAAGTTATGAATGTGTAG